The proteins below come from a single Takifugu rubripes chromosome 10, fTakRub1.2, whole genome shotgun sequence genomic window:
- the boc gene encoding brother of CDO — protein sequence MPGKHDWTPWMKKNRPPVLLCTLGAVLLCCLQSGASVPDEVPVFTEEPASVVQKLGGSVSLRCSARPALANISWRLNGQELLDGDFGAVLGPNSLYIPSLSNLTLGRYQCVASTSVGALASVLANVTAAKLRDFEPDDQQEIEVDEGNTAVIECHLPESQPKAQVRYSVKQEWLETSKGNYLIMPSGNLQIANATREDEGPYKCAAYNPVTQEVKTSISADRLRIRRSTSEAARIIYPPASRSIMATKGQRLVLECVASGIPTPQVTWAKDGRDLRYLNNTHFLLSNLLIDAVGEDDSGTYACQADNGIISSTSAMVLYNVQVSEPPQVTVEMQQQEVAYGETVRFACQARGKPAPSVMWLHNARPLSQSPRHRLTSRMLRVFNVGPQDEGLYQCMAENGVGSSQASTRLIIVSAGIPSRAKLPSIFLSPDKVLREQPPVRPGASGAMLPLDCSELPGQILPAEAPVIVSQPRTGKADYYELTWRPRHERGVPVLEYMIKYRKVGDPLAEWTSSSISGSLHKLTLAKLQPDSLYEVEMAAKNCAGLGQPAMISFRTGKGRKGKIDPPKTPAVPSPSLSPPEAPDKPTVSTATETSAYVTWIPRGNRGFPIQSFRVEYKKVKKAGEDWVTAVENIPPSRLSVEITGLEKGTSYKFRVVAVNVIGSSPPSAPSKAYTVVGGRTHERPVDGPYITYNEAINETSIILKWTYTPVNNTPIYGFYIFYRPTDSDNDSDYKKDVVEGDRYWHSITNLQPETAYDIKMQSFNEKGESEFGNVVILETKARPNQQRPIPSEIPDRELETPTGVVHRPGDLPYFIVVIVLGAFIFIIVAFIPFCLWRTWAKQKQTSDMCFPTVASPVSSCQYTMVPLQGLALVGHCPLDGHMTAPHGIYPVTGECRMNGKPHHLPGQQQEEVDCDMECNTLLPQTVPNGHLPVCHYPTSCSDYHERTCCHPDDSTHQVFDPSRQRLSSQEVEHDDVLYRGENMERDSFHKSVSFPLLALEDEGVFTTSSSTATTPQSQDTIQEVSILPNEMHHQVEETANATDA from the exons ATGCCTGGAAAGCACGACTGGACTCCGTGGATGAAAAAGAATAGGCCTCCAGTGTTGTTGTGCACTCTGGGTGCAGTACTACTATGCTGCCTGCAGAGCGGCGCCTCCGTCCCTG ATGAGGTGCCAGTTTTCACCGAGGAGCCGGCGTCGGTGGTGCAGAAGCTGGGAGGCAGTGTGTCTCTACGCTGTAGCGCCCGACCCGCCTTGGCCAACATCAGCTGGCGCCTCAACGGCCAGGAATTGCTGGATGGAGATTTTGGAGCTGTGCTGGGGCCCAACAGCCTCTACATCCCATCTTTGTCCAACCTGACTCTGGGCAGGTACCAGTGTGTGGCCAGCACCAGCGTGGGAGCCTTGGCTAGCGTACTGGCTAACGTGACTGCTGCCA AGCTCCGGGATTTTGAGCCGGACGACCAACAGGAGATCGAGGTGGATGAGGGCAACACGGCCGTCATCGAGTGCCACCTCCCGGAGAGCCAGCCCAAGGCTCAGGTCCGTTACAGCGTCAAACAGGAGTGGCTGGAAACATCCAAAG GCAACTACCTCATCATGCCATCAGGGAACCTGCAGATAGCCAACGCCACACGGGAGGATGAGGGGCCATACAAGTGTGCCGCCTACAACCCCGTCACTCAGGAGGTCAAGACATCCATCTCTGCCGACCGCCTGCGCATCCGCC GCTCCACCTCCGAAGCCGCGCGTATCATCTACCCGCCGGCGTCCCGCTCGATCATGGCGACCAAAGGGCAGCGGCTGGTGCTGGAGTGCGTGGCCAGCGGCATCCCCACCCCTCAGGTCACGTGGGCAAAGGACGGGCGGGACCTGCGCTACTTGAACAACACCCACTTCCTGCTCAGCAACCTGCTGATCGACGCCGTGGGCGAGGACGACTCCGGCACATACGCCTGCCAGGCAGACAACGGCATCATTTCGTCCACCTCTGCGATGGTGCTTTATAACGTTCAAGTGTCTG AGCCTCCTCAGGTGACGgtggagatgcagcagcaggaggtagCGTACGGCGAAACGGTGCGCTTTGCCTGCCAGGCCCGCGGCAAACCCGCTCCCTCGGTGATGTGGCTCCACAACGCCCGGCCCCTGTCCCAATCGCCGCGCCACCGCCTGACCTCCAGGATGCTCCGCGTCTTTAACGTGGGACCTCAGGATGAGGGGCTGTACCAGTGCATGGCCGAGAATGGCGTGGGCAGCTCACAGGCCTCGACGCGCCTCATCATTGTGTCAGCTG gaattcCCTCACGGGCAAAGCTGCCCTCCATTTTTCTGAGCCCAGACAAGGTGTTGAGGGAGCAGCCTCCCGTGAGGCCGGGGGCCAGTGGCGCCATGTTGCCCCTGGACTGCTCCGAGCTGCCAGGACAGATCCTGCCCGCAGAAGCTCCTGTCATTGTCAGCCAGCCACGCACGGGCAAGGCCGACTATTACGAACTGACCTGGAGGCCACGACACGAGCGCGGCGTTCCCGTGCTGGAGTACATGATTAAATACAGAAAG GTGGGAGACCCTCTGGCGGAGTGgacctccagcagcatctccgGCTCCCTCCACAAGCTGACCCTGGCCAAACTGCAGCCAGACAGCCTGTATGAGGTGGAGATGGCTGCCAAGAACTGTGCAGGCTTAGGACAGCCTGCAATGATTTCCTTCAGAACTGGCAAAG GTCGCAAAGGAAAAATCGACCCGCCAAAGACCCCTGCTGTTCCTTCGCCGAGCCTCTCTC CTCCCGAGGCCCCCGACAAGCCCACGGTCTCCACGGCGACAGAGACGTCGGCGTACGTGACGTGGATCCCGCGCGGCAACCGCGGCTTCCCCATCCAGTCTTTTCGGGTGGAGTACAAGAAGGTGAAGAAGGCTGGAGAGGACTGGGTGACGGCGGTGGAGAACATCCCCCCATCGCGCCTCTCCGTGGAAATCACAGGCCTGGAGAAAG GTACGTCCTACAAGTTCCGAGTGGTGGCGGTGAATGTAATCGGTTCCAGTCCCCCCAGCGCGCCGTCAAAGGCGTACACGGTGGTGGGTGGGAGAACCCACGAACGTCCTGTTGATGGCCCCTACATCACCTACAATGAAGCCATCAATGAGACGAGCATCATCCTCAAATGGACG TACACTCCTGTGAACAACACGCCCATCTATGGGTTCTACATCTTCTACCGCCCGACGGACAGCGACAACGACAGCGACTACAAGAAGGATGTGGTGGAGGGCGACCGGTACTGGCATTCCATCACCAACCTCCAGCCTGAGACCGCCTACGACATCAAGATGCAGAGCTTCAACGAGAAGGGAGAGAGCGAGTTCGGCAATGTGGTGATCCTTGAAACTAAAG CTCGCCCTAATCAGCAGCGGCCCATTCCATCGGAAATCCCGGATCGCGAACTGGAGACCCCCACCGGAGTCGTGCATCGGCCCGGCGACCTCCCCTACTTCATAGTTGTGATTGTCCTCGGggccttcatcttcatcatcgtagCCTTCATCCCCTTCTGCCTTTGGAGGACGTGGGCCAAGCAGA AGCAAACGTCCGACATGTGTTTCCCCACCGTGGCCTCCCCCGTGTCATCGTGCCAGTACACCATGGTCCCGCTCCAGGGGCTCGCTCTCGTTGGCCACTGCCCGCTGGATGGTCACATGACCGCTCCACATGGCATTTACCCCGTTACCGGGGAGTGCAGGATGAACGGCAAACCTCACCACCTGCCCGGACAGCAGCAG gaggaggtggactgTGACATGGAGTGCAACACGTTGTTACCACAGACGGTGCCAAATGGACATTTGCCTGTCTGTCATTACCCTACCAG TTGTTCAGATTATCATGAACGGACCTGCTGCCATCCTGATGATTCCACTCATCAGGTCTTCGACCCGTCCCGACAGCGGCTGAGttcacaggaagtggaacatgACGACGTCCTTTATCGAGGAGAGAACATGGAACGTGACAGCTTTCACA AGTCGGTGTCTTTCCCTCTACTCGCTCTGGAAGATGAAGGGGTTTTCACCACATCGTCCTCAACGGCCACGACGCCACAATCCCAAGACACAATTCAGGAAGTGAGCATCCTCCCAAATGAAATGCACCACCAGGTGGAAGAGACAGCCAATGCAACAGACGCATAA